The nucleotide sequence TCTATCTAAATGCGCTTTGACGCGGTTCGGCTGGAGGTACGTGAAGTCGCGAACCGTCGATGTTGCACGCATAGGTAGCCATTTTACAAACAATTAGCAACCGAAACACCAACTACACAGGGCAATAATTGTCGCCCTTCGCCGTTTCCAGCCTGTCACTTCCTCGCCGGCCTCAAAAAAACGGGGCCCACAAGCTTTATGAAAGGCACTCATGGCGCCACGGGACCTGCTCGTTGTGCTGGCCCGCTCGTTCTGAGTACCCGGAATTTAGTTAAGTAGATGTTAAGCACACAACAGAAAAGCGCTTTGCCAGGCACGGAGATACTCGACCCGTCAAATGCGGGGTGCGAACGGTTAAAAGCCGCTGTCGAGCCGCTGACACAGGGCGTGGCGACAGCGTATGTCTAATCCACAGGGCCTGATTTTCAGGTTTAAGGCACACAACACGCATTTCACACACAACGATCACACTTCGCCCCTTTAACCTTAAACATCGAACGTGAAACCCTTCAAAACCCCATGAGACGCAACCAGTCGGCGCAACGCGCCGGCCAGCTGGCGAGGATCGGATCGTGCGGTGCGAGACCGAAGCCGTGGGGGCCTTCGGCGTAGATGTGCATCTCGGCCGGCACGCCGGCGCGGCGGAGCGCCTGATAAAACGCGATGCTGTTTTCCGGCGGCACGACGGTATCGGTCGTGGTGTGTAGGAGGAACGTGGGTGGCGTCTCGGCGGTGACCTGCCATTCGCTGGACATCCGGGCGACGAGCTCCGGCGCGGGGTCCTCTCCCAGCAGGTTACGACGAGACCCGCGGTGGGTCATCGGCTCAATCATGGTGATGACCGGGTACACGAGGATCATGAAGTCCGGCCTGGCGCTGACGGTGTCCACGGCATCGGTCTTCACCTCATCATCCCATCCGAAATGCACCCCCACACTCGATGCCAGGTGGCCGCCGGCCGAGAAGCCCATGATGCCGATTTTTCTGGCCTCCACTCCCCATTCTCCCGCTCGGGCGCGGACCGTACGGATCGCCCGCTGCGCGTCGCGTAGCGGTGTCGGGTGGGCGTACCCCGGCGCATGCCGGTACCGCACGACAAATGCGGCGATACCGAGGCTGTTGAGCCACCCGGCCACCTGCCGGCCCTCATGGTCCAC is from Rhodothermales bacterium and encodes:
- a CDS encoding alpha/beta hydrolase, giving the protein MQVALATPLPDSTAFFYLWPAGAPGALGEAEADKPSVTVYLPPEGRRTGTGVVVLPGGGYGHLAVDHEGRQVAGWLNSLGIAAFVVRYRHAPGYAHPTPLRDAQRAIRTVRARAGEWGVEARKIGIMGFSAGGHLASSVGVHFGWDDEVKTDAVDTVSARPDFMILVYPVITMIEPMTHRGSRRNLLGEDPAPELVARMSSEWQVTAETPPTFLLHTTTDTVVPPENSIAFYQALRRAGVPAEMHIYAEGPHGFGLAPHDPILASWPARCADWLRLMGF